The Homo sapiens chromosome 5, GRCh38.p14 Primary Assembly genome includes a window with the following:
- the TIGD6 gene encoding tigger transposable element-derived protein 6 isoform 1 (isoform 1 is encoded by transcript variant 1), whose protein sequence is MANKGNKKRRQFSLEEKMKVVGAVDSGKRKGDVAKEFGITPSTLSTFLKDRTKFEEKVREASVGPQRKRMRSALYDDIDKAVFAWFQEIHAKNILVTGSVIRKKALNLANMLGYDNFQASVGWLNRFRDRHGIALKAVCREDSDRLMNGLGIDKINEWHAGEIIKLIADYSPDDIFNADETGVFFQLLPQHTLAAKGDHCRGGKKAKQRLTALFCCNASGTEKMRPLIVGRSASPHCLKNIHSLPCDYRANQWAWMTRDLFNEWLMQVDARMKRAERRILLLIDNCSAHNMLPHLERIQVGYLPSNCTAVLQPLNLGIIHTMKVLYQSHLLKQILLKLNSSEDQEEVDIKQAIDMIAAAWWSVKPSTVVKCWQKAGIVPMEFAECDTESAASEPDIAIEKLWHTVAIATCVPNEVNFQDFVTADDDLIISQDTDIIQDMVAGENTSEAGSEDEGEVSLPEQPKVTITEAISSVQKLRQFLSTCVDIPDAIFGQLNGIDEYLMKRVTQTLIDSKITDFLQTK, encoded by the coding sequence ATGGCAAACAAGGGGAACAAGAAGCGTCGGCAGTTCTCTCTGGAGGAGAAAATGAAAGTTGTGGGAGCTGTAGACTCAGGCAAGAGGAAAGGTGATGTGGCAAAAGAATTTGGTATCACTCCCTCTACTTTATCTACATTCTTAAAGGATCGCACCAAATTTGAAGAAAAGGTGCGGGAGGCATCCGTGGGACCCCAGCGGAAAAGGATGAGGAGCGCTCTTTATGATGACATTGATAAGGCTGTTTTTGCTTGGTTTCAAGAAATCCATGCCAAAAACATTCTTGTGACTGGTTCTGTCATTCGGAAAAAAGCACTAAACTTGGCCAACATGCTTGGCTATGACAATTTTCAAGCAAGTGTGGGCTGGCTGAACAGATTTAGAGATCGCCACGGAATTGCTTTGAAAGCAGTCTGTAGAGAAGATAGTGACAGGTTAATGAATGGTCTAGGAATAGATAAGATTAATGAGTGGCATGCAGGGGAAATTATAAAACTGATTGCTGACTACAGCCCAGATGATATCTTTAATGCTGATGAGACAGGAGTGTTTTTCCAGTTGCTTCCCCAGCACACACTTGCTGCTAAAGGAGACCACTGTAGAGGGGGCAAGAAAGCAAAGCAGCGGTTGACAGCACTCTTTTGTTGCAATGCCTCGGGGACTGAAAAAATGAGACCATTGATTGTTGGTAGGTCAGCCAGCCCACACTGCCTCAAGAACATTCATTCCCTCCCTTGTGATTACCGAGCCAACCAGTGGGCTTGGATGACAAGGGATCTGTTTAATGAGTGGCTGATGCAAGTGGATGCCAGGATGAAGAGGGCGGAACGCCGGATCCTCTTGCTCATAGACAACTGCTCTGCTCATAACATGCTTCCACACTTGGAAAGGATTCAGGTTGGGTATCTGCCCTCCAACTGTACTGCTGTCCTGCAGCCACTGAATCTTGGCATAATTCACACCATGAAAGTACTGTACCAGAGCCACCTTCTAAAACAGATCCTCCTCAAGCTCAACAGCAGTGAGGATCAAGAAGAGGTGGACATCAAGCAGGCCATCGACATGATTGCTGCAGCGTGGTGGTCAGTCAAGCCATCCACAGTGGTGAAATGTTGGCAGAAGGCAGGCATCGTCCCTATGGAATTTGCAGAATGTGACACAGAATCAGCAGCCAGTGAACCAGACATTGCCATTGAAAAGTTGTGGCACACAGTGGCTATTGCCACCTGTGTCCCAAATGAAGTAAATTTCCAGGACTTTGTTACTGCAGATGATGATCTCATTATCTCTCAGGACACAGACATCATCCAGGACATGGTGGCTGGCGAAAATACCAGTGAAGCAGGAAGTGAAGATGAAGGGGAGGTATCTTTACCAGAGCAACCAAAAGTCACCATCACAGAAGCCATATCAAGTGTACAGAAACTTAGACAGTTCCTTTCCACTTGTGTAGACATTCCTGATGCCATTTTTGGACAATTAAATGGCATAGatgaatatttaatgaaaagAGTGACACAAACCCTTATTGATTCCAAAATTACAGATTTCCTCCAAACAAAATAA